gtttaaaaaaatcaatctgGCAACTTGTATCTTGTAAAAAGCAGAGTTGTATTAAAACGTATTATTAATCTCTACATCATCAGCAACTctgagttcttttttttttgttgtttgacaATTACAAGAAGAAGCTGTAcgtgtttattattaattatagtgatttattaagttaattaaattctcaaaattatTTAGCACATCAAAacgaatttatacaaatttataaaatgcataaaaaGTAAAGACAGTAATATATGTAATATTAAACATTGGATgacaaaataaaaaggaaaaaattaaaagcagGCGTGCTGTCAATCAGCCAATTGTGAAcagtaaattttttgcaatttaacaataatacaatatatgaaattaattcataatgcatattaaattattatgtatatatgtatagaaaaaattgtgttttgtagtttagctttttattaatttatacaaTAAAGTTGGTTTCGGTATGTCACAGTCTGCCTCATATGGAACAACTAATAGTGCTATAAATCGTGGGGtaaagcaacaacagcagcagcagcaacatatCACACAGTCACAACAGACAAGAGTACAAAACATCGATATGTTGTCTTATAATAACGGCAAcaccaataacaataataatggcAACAGCAACATTACAGTCGTAGCAGAAACTGGCGGCAACACATTTACCATTGCCAATAGTACTACAATGGATCAAACAACCTCCATAACAAATCAAAACACAAACACTGGAGCAATACCCAAAGAAAAACCAGGAAAAAATGCCAAACAACAGCAGCCACGCAAGCCACCGCCTACTATAGACACCTTTTGGCCAACAGTACTGCAGGAGGTACAGAGCGCTGTTGTCGACTCTAAGCATCAGTCCCTGCCGTTGGCTCGTATTAAAAAGATAATGAAACTGGATGAAAATGCTAAAATGATAGCGGCTGAAGCACCAACACTTTTCGCCAAAGCCTGTGAATTCTTCATTCAAGAACTGACAATGAGAGCCTGGATACATACCGATGAAAGCAAACGACGTACACTGCAAAGATCAGACATTGCTCAAGCCATAGCCAACTATGACCAGTTTGATTTTCTAATTGATATTGTGCCAAGGGAAGATATTAAACCACCAAATCATAGAAGACATCACAATGAGAGTACGTCTTCTGCCAATAATACAGCATCAACCACCAACTCACCAGCGCCCAGTAATTCGTCAATGACGACCACCGTTTCAAATATGGTGACTGGTGAAATACTAAATGTTTCAGGTCTGCCAGTGGAAAATATATCAGGGGCAGCTGTTGCTACCTCTCTTCCGACAACGGCCACAATTACAGGAAATCTTAATCAGACACAGCCACAAATGTTAACGACCGCCTCGACGACAACAAATCATCCCACACCACAGTTACAAATTATACAACAAACTGCTCATCCCCAACaacatttacaatattttatcaCACTTCCAGGACAACAAACTGGTCAAGCTCAATTAGTACATCAATTACAactacagcaacagcaacaacaacacataaacAATGGCTTAGCTGCTGGTACACCTTTGACGGCGGCAAGTTTAAATTTAGTAGCCCAACAACCTCAGCAACTAATACTAACAGCAGCTAATCCGAATGCCGCACAGGCAGCAAATGTGgtacaacatcaacaacaagcGGCTCTACTGCAAAATATAGCACAGcatcaacaacagcagcagcaagcacaacaacagcagcaacatccGCAACAACAAGTACAACTGCTACAACAAGTGATGTTAACACCAAGCGGCGAATTAACCAACATGCCGGTAAGTTAAAAAACAACTCATCCTTtaagtttaaatgtttaaatagttTATTTCGTGTTATTGCAGATAGCAATAAATGCAAATCAATTGAATTTGTTGCGGTTGCAAATgcaacatcagcagcagcaacaacaacagcagcagcaacatcatcaACAGCAAGTTATAATACCCACACATTTATTAACGGCTCAACAAATATTACAGCTGCAAGCTCAGGCACAAAATCAGGCACAAGCCAATAATGCGGCTACAACAGCACATATTGTTCATCACCAGCCTCATATaacacaacagcagcagcaacaccaTCAGCAACAACAGCACCATCCTCAAACTACCActtcaacaaataatatttacataaacTCCAATACCGTAGCAGCAAATCAGGCAACATCCGCTGCTGCCTCAATGGTTTCCACAGATCGAAATATGGGCAGTACGTTTCGAAACAATTGCTAGCCTCAGAAAAATGTTCAAGGCAATTGTTTCTTAACAAACGCCGAGGAACTGCTAAACTTAgtgtaaattatatttatttctacaTGTCGTCATTTCGTTGTTTTATCCCGACTTTAAGTTAATCATTTTAACACGAGTCCttaattataactaaaatatattttattgtaatttttgtttaaataattttatatatttccttATAGGTAATATGTgtatacaataataatatttattagaattaaGCCACATTTTCATTTTCAGTCTTACCacaatagaaaataataagtaaatatttcccaataagtatttttactggaattcaagttgaaagcaagtgtaatccAAGGAAActtaaattcaagccatatgttttttgtttgaaaaatatttaatttgttcaagtttaaaacataattatatttgccttcatgtcaaattccaacaaaatgttaaagTGCCTGAATtattggggctttggtgctttggtgcttattgggtttataaagaaaaatgaataaaattaatttgtatagaGAACTAAagctaatatgtatgtataatattcATTCAAGATAATGATCATCatgtacatataaaatttaagcaaataaattttaatttgttaataaaattatatatactcGTACTTTGAACacctttttgattttaatatccTTCAAACATTAAAGGTAaggcaacatatgtatgtatagttaTGTATACATCTGTATTTTAAGTTGATTTAATAAAGTCCAGCCTTCTATATGTCGGTAGACTCCCCAgatcatagggtaacatagagacgagacgtaattgtcaaaaacctaactcatgcaacaacaaaatacatgttagtcaatgtattttttgttgtatttttgtttgacaatacGGAGTGCCTCGTCTCTATGTCTAGAGAAACAGAATTGTCTACTCTACAGTatcaaataaaacagaaaatttgCACACTACACTTGtcaaaacaataattttgaTACCCATATTGACCCAAAACATGTTATCAGATTGACAGTTCGATAATATGCGAACTAGTacgaatattgaaaataaaattaacaaactaCTTCATAAATCgagtaaatatttcaatttaatttcaaattaataaacatttacataaaaaatcattgaaaaatcGTATAAATCTCTATGCCCTTTACAATGATACCTCATATTATATGTGTTGTTCtgagacaaatttaaaaaaaaaaaaaaacggctcACGAACGGTTATTAATTACTAGACCTAAAATATTTTGGGAGATATCCTAAGTCGCTCTAATATATAGTATataggtacttttatttacttatattaacaaaaataaaaacataattaaattcaGAAAATAGAAAGCAATCCCAATAAAcatcaattcaaatctattaacTTTTAAGAAACCAATCCGAAATAgggtatttttaatattttattcatagaaTAAATAGCAATTCTTTCAAATAAACATAGTCATTTTATTCCAAAGCTATTCTTAAATGGGCCCTTCCCCAAATACACATTGGTGTATGATTAACTTGTATCACTAAACAAATTACTAATTTAACAATACCTTGTGTAGTACTTCATTTTGTGGTACATACTGTGTTAGGTTGAAATACACTATAAtggtatatttaataaaaatagtattGGGTGTAAATTCTCGTTAGTAGCTCTTTAGTCATCActtatgcatattttttttttaattatgcttgcgactttaaataagtaattttattcaatttatttttaaacccaAATTTTAAGTACATAATTCATAAAATAATGTACATAGATTGGTACTTactataacaatttttaatagctTTAACATTTGCACTTACATTTGACTTTGCCTGTCCACATCTTCCGTGGTTCTTGTAAAGTACAAGACACCGGCCCCGCAAAATAAAACCAGAAATACCAATTTTATATAGTGACGGCGCAATCTTCTCATGGTTATTATGGGTGTATTCTTTTAccagcaacaaatttattaaataaaacaaagcacTAGAAAAGATATTCACTCAATTGgttttttattagaattaattggttgttcttttataaaaccacttttattgctttttgttgttgtccaCTTTTTGCCATAGAGTGGCCAagtctttttttggtttttattatttattatctaaggatattaaaggatttaTATAccatgtacatatatttattaaaataaagttacaTTTTGTTAAGGAACAAATTTTTACACATACTATGTTAAAGCCaaagacaattttattaaaatttacttcattgttttttttttacatagtacaatatttttgtgggtggttttagaaaataaatgggCAACTCTATTCACATCCCTATTCaaggcaaataaaaacaaaaatttatcaatttcaCTGCAATACAAATATTAGACAGATttagatttagattttttttgtaattttttgcaaattacttgtaaaaattttatatttttattatacttttttgtcttgtctgtttttttttttatcaaaataactcaattctacaacaaatacatacaactgtacaaaaaacaacatgtattttgtttttgtaaaaatatttcctaACTGTCAAACAGCAAAACAACAGCTGactgaaaaaatcaaaaacagggGGAAACTAAATAAAGACGTGAAATATTCTTTCACGGAGTACAGTacgtattttatttatatcttgATATATGCTGATTGTTTCAAATGATCACtttagtatataaaaaaaaacgttaaatttaaattaataaactaaTGTAAACATACTTTGATAGATAGAAGTCAGAAAACATATCGAGCAAATACTGATCAGCTGGCTTTTTAACGTTAAATGAATGAATTCGACTTTGGAACTGTACACGGTGTATTTATCAAGGTAAAGCCCAATGttacatataaataataaaacacttGTATgccgttttttttaataacaaactataattattcatttaatttcactttaaaaaattataaatttgttaaaatgttattttgaaatttgtataatatGGCAAGTTTGTTTAGGAAAATGTAAGGCGTATTCTTATTATAAGGTGGTGTCGATAGTACAGCTGATTGGTTTTTTTCACTTGTTCAGAGGATAGTACTGTCAAATTCACCAGTGTTTGTTGTTGAAAATactacatataaaaacattttgctagtgatttttgtaaatgttgtagcGTCGCTCTCACCAATAGCGAATAGgacttgtaaaaaaattaacaaaaacagaAATGAGTTGAGCTTTTAGTACAAACAAAAAGATATTTATGCTTTGTGTAATTGGAAACGAACGActcttgaaaatattttaacaggaattttgttactaaaaaaaataaaatggaagATGATGGAATACCAGTAaccagtaattttttaaaagatccTCTGTCCTTGGGGTAAGTAACAAATGAGAGTACTACCAGTATGTGAAATTTACTTAATCTTGTTCATACTCCGATTTCTTTAGAGATCTTATAAGTAGCGGTGCAAGTTTCGAAATAAACACAAACTTCGATGAGGGCTTTACCAATGATATATACGATGAACTCAATATCGGTTCTGATGAAGAACAAGACGATGGCAAAAGTCCGTTTGATCGAACAGAGCTTGTATCACCTTGGACCGAACCATTTGAGGATTTAAAACCGCGCATGCAAAAGCTAAACGAACACGTGTGGAAAAAGATAACAAAAGTTGGCATAGAACAAGAACCGGTCGTTCCGCATAATGCAAGAGTTTGCATACGTTATAATGCTTATTGGGAAGGTGAAGGCGCCCCTTTTGATTCGAGTTTTCTTCGAGGTTCATCTTATAGCTTCTATACGGGCAGAGATGAAGTGTTGGAAGGTCTAGAAGTTGCAGTTCGCACCATGCATAAAGGAGAGCATGCACAATTTGTGATCTCATATCACTTGCTATTTCGTGAAATGGGTTGTCCTCCTCGAGTTAAACCCAAAGCTGATGGgttatttataattgaattaGTTTCTTATAATTTGGTTGGCGATATCGATGCCGAGCAACAAATACCCGAACAAGATCGCAACAAGTACTCAATAGTTATTGACAAAGTTAAAGAAATTCATTTAAAGGGTCTGGATTTCTTTAGTCAAGGAACCTATCGCAACGCATGCAGAGCCTTTGAAAAGGCCGTTGATATTCTGAAATTCTGTCGGCTGGCAAATGACCAAGAAGAAAAAGAACAAagttcatttttaataaaactttatacaaatttaGCGGTCTGTTATAACAAAACGAATGTTCCCAGCAAAACGTGTTTAATATGCAAAGAAATTCGcgatttaacaaataataaacccTCATGTAAAGCTCTGTTTCAAGAAGGCCGAGCCTATCTAATGTTGGGAGAATATGAGAAAGCACGGCATCTTTTAGTGACAGCACAACACATGGAACCTCATAATGTAGATATTGGCAAAGAATTAAAGATATTAGATGATTGTTACAAACGCTATAAGGAGAATGAGCGTAACATCTGGACAAAGGCCATAGGCATTATAAAGACTGTTAAACAAACGAATGACAAAGCAAAGAATGGCGACGAAGATCTTTTTACGTTGAAAGAGGAAATGATGAAGTTAATGTCTGAATTTAAGGAAGATAAggaacaaaataatttgaaattgccagCCGGTCTAACCAATAAAGAAATAGAAACTGTTGATGAGTTAGCTAAACTATTGGACCTGAAGTTGACTTTAAATCCCTTAGATAACAGCAGTTATACggtaattaaaaagaaataatctgaaaaatgttttatgcttattttttcctatttttttttattttttaatattacttaagttattttttttgaatttatttaaaaattaatttttttgcaaggATTTATGaacctattattattattattttatttatgtagattgggaaaaatcatttaaatttctttattaactATTCATCATTTTTAcaacttttgaaaatattaaatataaaaatctgaGATTTCATTTACAAAGGTTAACCACAAACCTTTAGTACAAACTTTgttatatcaaaaataaatgttaCTGAGACCGTATGAATCCTCTTTTTCAAATAACTTTCGATTTGCaattaaaaagtgtttatttaaataatgtttgtatttttttacaacatagaataaaagtttattaaaaaacaaaaacgattttaaattggaaaaatatttaagtcttgtaataaaatttatattttaattaacattttggcctttttttatttagaaattgtatgtattaacaaaatacatatctacatattagttttctaaattaaaatcacTGCTATCCTACGATGATTtggatttaaaataattaaatactgttatataccaaagtatactttagatAAATATTGAGAACACTTGTTCTATAAATAGacatttaattatgttttataacTGAAATGTATTTATCCAGGTCGGTTACCGATTCGATACGGTTAAAATGTAACGGTAATTATTGTGCTAATATCAGAGACCGTAAGTGTTCTTGTACTGTGGTTTAAATAAACCGCAAAAAGAGGTCCTAGGCGAAAAatgataataatctgtgatttttatatgataaacctaaaatcacttataaaacgttaataagaggtcctagacgaaaaaggacaataatctgtgatcactcatatttcccacaaaacatcgatttttatatgaaaaatataaaatcaatcataaaacgttaataagaggtcctagacgaaaaaggacaataagctgtgatcactcatatttcccaccaaatatcgatttttatatgaaaaatctaaaatcactcataaaatgttaataagaggtcctagacgaaaaaggacaaaaatctgtgatcactcatatttcccaccaaatatcgatttttatatgaaaaatctaaaatcactcataaaacgTTAATATGAGGTCCGagacgaaaaaggacaaaaatctgtgatcactcccaccaaatatcgatttttatatgaaaaatataaaatcactcataaaacattaataagaggtcctagacgaaaaaggacaataatctgtgatcactcatatttcccaccgaatatcgatttttatatgaaaaatctaaaatcactcataaaacgttaatatgaggtcctagacgaaaaaggacaaaaatctgtgatcactcccaccaaatatcgatttttatatgaaaaatataaaatcactcataaaacgttaataagaggtcctagacgaaaaaggacaaaaatctgtgatcactcatatttcccaccaaatatcgatttttatatgaaaaatataaaatcactcataaaacgttaataagaggtcctagacgaaaaaggacaataatctgtgatcactcatatttcccaccaaatatcgatttttatatgaaaaatctaaaatcactcataaaacgttaataagaggtccgagacgaaaaaggacaaaaatctgtgatcactcccaccaaatatcgatttttatatgaaaaatataaaatcactcataaaacgttaataagaggtcctagacgaaaaaggacaaaaatctgtgatcactcatatttcccaccaaatatcgatttttatatgaaaaatataaaatcactcataaaacgttaataagaggtcctagacgaaaaaggacaaaaatctgtgaacactcatatttcccaccaaatatcgatttttatatgaaaaatataaaatcactcataaaacgttaataagaggtcctagacgaaaaaggacaaaaatctgtgatcactcatatttcccaccaaatatcgatttttatatgaaaaatataaaatcactcataaaacgttaataagaggtcctagacgaaaaaggacaaaaatctgtgatcactcatatttctcaccaaatatcgatttttatatgaaaaatataaaatcactcataaaacgttaataagaggtcctagacgaaaaaggacaaaaatctgtgatcactcatatttcccaccaaatatcgatttttatatgaaaaatataaaatcactcataaaacgttaataagaggtccgagacgaaaaaggacaaaaatctgtgatcactcatatttcccaccaaatatcgatttttatatgaaaaatataaaattctcataaaatgttaataagaggtcctagacgaaaaaggacaaaaatctgtgatcactcatatttcccaccaaatatcgatttttatatgaaaaatctaaaatcactcataaaacgttaataagaggtcctagacgaaaaaggacaaaaatctgtgatcactcccaccaaatcgatttttatatgaaaaatataaaatcactcataaaacgttaataagaggtcctagacgaaaaaggacaataatctgtgatcactcatatttcccaccaaatatcgatttttatatgaaaaatttaaaatcactcataaaacgttaataagaggtccgagacgaaaaaggacaaaaatctgtgatcactcatatttcccaccaaatatcgatttttgtatgaaaaatctaaaatcactcataaaacgttaataagaggtcctagacgaaaaaggacaaaaatctgtgatcactcatatttcccaccaaatatcgatttttatatgaaaaatctaaaatcactcataaaacgttaataagaggtcctagacgaaaaaggacaaaaatctgtgatcactcatatttcccaccaaatatcgatttttatatgaaaaatctaaaatcactcataaaacgTTAATATGAGGTCCGagacgaaaaaggacaaaaatctgtgatcactcccaccaaatatcgatttttatatgaaaaatataaaatcactcataaaacattaataagaggtcctagacgaaaaaggacaataatctgtgatcactcatatttcccaccgaatatcgatttttatatgaaaaatctaaaatcactcataaaacgttaatatgaggtcctagacgaaaaaggacaaaaatctgtgatcactcccaccaaatatcgatttttatatgaaaaatataaaatcactcataaaacgttaataagaggtcctagacgaaaaaggacaaaaatctgtgatcactcatatttcccaccaaatatcgatttttatatgaaaaatataaaatcactcataaaacgttaataagaggtcctagacgaaaaaggacaataatctgtgatcactcatatttcccaccaaatatcgatttttatatgaaaaatctaaaatcactcataaaacgttaataagaggtccgagacgaaaaaggacaaaaatctgtgatcactcatatttcccaccaaatatcgatttttatatgaaaaatataaaatcactcataaaacgttaataagaggtcctagacgaaaaaggacaaaaatctgtgaacactcatatttcccaccaaatatcgatttttatatgaaaaatataaaatcactcataaaacgttaataagaggtcctagacgaaaaaggacaaaaatctgtgatcactcatatttcccaccaaatatcgatttttatatgaaaaatataaaatcactcataaaacgttaataagaggtcctagacgaaaaaggacaaaaatctgtgatcactcatatttcccaccaaatatcgatttttatatgaaaaatataaaatcactcataaaacgttaataagaggtccgagacgaaaaaggacaataatctgtgatcactcatatttcccaccaaatatcgatttttatatgaaaaatctaaaatcactcataaaacgttaataagaggtcctagacgaaaaaggacaataatctgtgatcactcatatttcccaccaaatatcgatttttatatgaaaaatctaaaatcactcataaaacgttaataagaggtcctagacgaaaaaggacaaaaatctgtgatcactcccaccaaatatcgatttttatatgaaaaatataaaatcactcataaaacgttaataagaggtcctagacgaaaaaggacaataatctgtgatcactcatatttcccaccaaatatcgatttttatatgaaaaatttaaaatcactcataaaacgttaataagaggtccgagacgaaaaaggacaaaaatctgtgatcactcatatttcccaccaaatatcgatttttgtatgaaaaatctaaaatcactcataaaacgttaataagaggtcctagacgaaaaaggacaaaCATCTGTAATcactcccaccaaatatcgatttttatatgaaaaatataaaatcactcataaaacgttaataagaggtcctagacgaaaaaggacaaaaatctgtgatcactcatatttcccaccaaatatcgatttttatatgaaaaatctaaaatcactcataaaacgttaataagaggtcctagacgaaaaaggacaaaaatctgtgatcactcccaccaaatatcgatttttatatgaaaaatataaaatcactcataaaacgttaataagaggtcctagacgaaaaaggacaataatctgtgatcactcatatttcccaccaaatatcgatttttatatgaaaaatttaaaatcactcataaaacgttaataagaggtccgagacgaaaaaggacaaaaatctgtgatcactcatatttcccaccaaatatcgatttttgtatgaaaaatctaaaatcactcataaaacgttaataagaggtcctagacgaaaaaggacaaaCATCTGTAATcactcccaccaaatatcgatttttatatgaaaaatataaaatcactcataaaacgttaataagaggtcctagacgaaaaaggacaaaaatctgtgatcactcatatttcccaccaaatatcgatttttatatgaaaaatctaaaatcactcataaaacgttaataagaggtcctagacgaaaaaggacaaaaatctgtgatcactcatatttcccaccaaatatcgatttttatatgaaaaatctaaaatcactcataaaacgTTAATAAGAAGTCCGagacgaaaaaggacaataatctgtgatcactcccaccaaatatcgatttttatatgaaaaatataaaatcactcataaaacgTTAATAAGAAGTCCGagacgaaaaaggacaaaaatctgtgatcactcccaccaaatatcgatttttatatgaaaaatataaaatcactcataaaacgttaataagaggtcctagacgaaaaaggacaaaaatctgtgatcctcatatttcccaccaaatatcgatttttatatgaaaaatataaaatcactcataaaacgttaataagaggtcctatacgaaaaaggacaataagctgtgatcactcatatttcccaccaaatatcgatttttatatgaaaaatctaaaatcactcataaaacgttaataagaggtcctagacgaaaaaggacaataatctgtgatcactcatatttcccaccaaatatcgatttttatatgaaaaatctaaaatcactcataaaacgttaataagaggtcctagacgaaaaaggacaaaaatctgtgatcactcccaccaaatatcgatttttatatgaaaaatataaaatcactcataaaacgttaataagaggtcctagacgaaaaaggacaataatctgtgatcactcatatttcccaccaaatatcgatttttatatgaaaaatttaaaatcactcataaaacgttaataagaggtccgagacgaaaaaggacaaaaatctgtgatcactcccaccaaatatcgatttttatatgaaaaatataaaatcactcataaaacgttaataagaggtcctagacgaaaaaggacaaaaatctgtgatcactcatatttcccaccgaatatcgatttttaaatgaaaaacctaaaatatcATAGACATCACACTAGACTGATCTAATTCTAGAGGTTTTTGCAGCTATATAGTtgatggatatttcatgggaacataaatttcacatgtttttcatgatAGGGGTGaagttagcagctttaacagttaatgttatTATAcatgctgttattaacattgtttataagtagaagtttcaagccctggaaatgtttataaattcaaattgatagtgcaatttcgtaacaatatttctaAAGGAATTTCTTCACACTGATTATTTgagttaaaaatactttaacatttattctcttatgttta
The nucleotide sequence above comes from Calliphora vicina chromosome 1, idCalVici1.1, whole genome shotgun sequence. Encoded proteins:
- the LOC135949302 gene encoding nuclear transcription factor Y subunit gamma-like, whose translation is MSQSASYGTTNSAINRGVKQQQQQQQHITQSQQTRVQNIDMLSYNNGNTNNNNNGNSNITVVAETGGNTFTIANSTTMDQTTSITNQNTNTGAIPKEKPGKNAKQQQPRKPPPTIDTFWPTVLQEVQSAVVDSKHQSLPLARIKKIMKLDENAKMIAAEAPTLFAKACEFFIQELTMRAWIHTDESKRRTLQRSDIAQAIANYDQFDFLIDIVPREDIKPPNHRRHHNESTSSANNTASTTNSPAPSNSSMTTTVSNMVTGEILNVSGLPVENISGAAVATSLPTTATITGNLNQTQPQMLTTASTTTNHPTPQLQIIQQTAHPQQHLQYFITLPGQQTGQAQLVHQLQLQQQQQQHINNGLAAGTPLTAASLNLVAQQPQQLILTAANPNAAQAANVVQHQQQAALLQNIAQHQQQQQQAQQQQQHPQQQVQLLQQVMLTPSGELTNMPIAINANQLNLLRLQMQHQQQQQQQQQQHHQQQVIIPTHLLTAQQILQLQAQAQNQAQANNAATTAHIVHHQPHITQQQQQHHQQQQHHPQTTTSTNNIYINSNTVAANQATSAAASMVSTDRNMGSTFRNNC
- the LOC135949304 gene encoding inactive peptidyl-prolyl cis-trans isomerase shutdown-like; the protein is MEDDGIPVTSNFLKDPLSLGDLISSGASFEINTNFDEGFTNDIYDELNIGSDEEQDDGKSPFDRTELVSPWTEPFEDLKPRMQKLNEHVWKKITKVGIEQEPVVPHNARVCIRYNAYWEGEGAPFDSSFLRGSSYSFYTGRDEVLEGLEVAVRTMHKGEHAQFVISYHLLFREMGCPPRVKPKADGLFIIELVSYNLVGDIDAEQQIPEQDRNKYSIVIDKVKEIHLKGLDFFSQGTYRNACRAFEKAVDILKFCRLANDQEEKEQSSFLIKLYTNLAVCYNKTNVPSKTCLICKEIRDLTNNKPSCKALFQEGRAYLMLGEYEKARHLLVTAQHMEPHNVDIGKELKILDDCYKRYKENERNIWTKAIGIIKTVKQTNDKAKNGDEDLFTLKEEMMKLMSEFKEDKEQNNLKLPAGLTNKEIETVDELAKLLDLKLTLNPLDNSSYTVIKKK